A section of the Oryza sativa Japonica Group chromosome 1, ASM3414082v1 genome encodes:
- the LOC4324642 gene encoding uncharacterized protein yields LCSLSLSLSFHLEINNAVHARAELLLLLLVIPGHRLKPPSLPLLFPSPPLASTSSSSSSTRPPQGSRSSGPAPSPTPTPRTAAPPSGARWRPSSHAASRRRRWQRRRWPHRGRRPVELEARSGVLEVIATSTTHGKGDDGKHNSGGGIDGARSEEDAAERDPPLSAMVAGVAGSSPSPGRLRRGVVVVAVEGGRGNLWCGAVSTRHTSSHRASNA; encoded by the coding sequence CTTtgctcactctctctctctctctcttttcaccTTGAGATAAACAATGCCGTTCATGCCCGAGCAgagctgctcctcctcctcctcgtcatcccCGGCCACCGCCTCAAGCCGccgtctcttcctctcctcttcccgtCTCCTCCGCTGGCGTCAACCTCGAGTTCCTCGTCGTCAACGCGGCCACCGCAGGGGAGTAGGAGCTCCGGGCCGGCGCCGTCTCCCACACCGACGCCGAGGACGGCTGCGCCCCCGAGTGGCGCACGGTGGCGTCCCTCCTCCCATGCCGcatcgaggaggagaaggtggcagcgccggcggtggccgcaTCGAGGACGCCGCCCAGTCGAGCTCGAGGCCAGATCTGGAGTGCTCGAGGTCATCGCGACCTCCACAACGCACGGCAAGGGCGACGATGGCAAACACAACAGCGGTGGCGGCATCGACGGCGCGCGGAgcgaggaggacgcggcggagcgAGATCCGCCGCTGTCGGCCAtggtcgccggcgtcgcggggtcgtcgccgtcgccaggtCGTCTCCGTCGCGGggttgtcgtcgtcgctgtTGAGGGTGGAAGAGGAAATTTGTGGTGCGGAGCTGTGTCCACGAGACACACGTCTAGCCACCGCGCGTCCAACGCGTAG
- the LOC4324643 gene encoding endoglucanase 2 precursor, whose amino-acid sequence MARGGGAAGVSMAHHLGIALVVLVFAAMAQVARGGGGGHDYGMALSKSILYFEAQRSGVLPGSQRIAWRANSGLADGKANGVDLVGGYYDAGDNVKFGLPMAFTVTMMAWSVIEYGEEMAAAGELGHAVEAIKWGTDYFAKAHPEPNVLYAEVGDGDSDHNCWQRPEDMTTSRQAYRLDPQNPGSDLAGETAAAMAAASLVFRSSNPGYADQLLQHSKQLFDFADKYRGRYDNSITVARNYYGSFSGYGDELLWASAWLYQASDDRRYLDYLANNADALGGTGWSINQFGWDVKYPGVQILAAKFLLQGKAGEHAGVLQGYRRKADFFACSCLGKDAADNVGRTPGGMLYHQRWNNIQFVTSASFLLAVYSDHLAGGAVRCSGGGGAVAGAAELLAFAKSQVDYILGSNPRGTSYMVGYGAVYPRQAHHRGSSIASIRASPSFVSCREGYASWYGRRGGNPNLLDGAVVGGPDEHDDFADERNNYEQTEAATYNNAPLMGILARLAAGHGARARGRLGQSLQHGIAANHTSLPHGANHQHASPVEIEQKATASWEKDGRTYHRYAVTVSNRSPAGGKTVEELHIGIGKLYGPVWGLEKAARYGYVLPSWTPSLPAGESAAFVYVHAAPPADVWVTGYKLV is encoded by the exons ATGGCtaggggaggaggagcagctgGTGTGTCCATGGCTCATCACCTCGGCATTGCCTTGGTGGTGCTTGTCTTTGCCGCCATGGCGcaggtggcgcgcggcggcggcggcggccatgactATGGCATGGCGCTGAGCAAGAGCATCCTCTACTTCGAGGCGCAGCGCTCCGGCGTGCTCCCGGGTAGCCAGAGGATCGCATggagggccaactccggccTCGCCGACGGCAAGGCCAACGGC gtgGATCTTGTTGGTGGGTACTACGACGCCGGCGACAACGTCAAGTTCGGGCTGCCGATGGCGTTCACGGTGACCATGATGGCGTGGAGCGTCAtcgagtacggcgaggagatggcggcggccggcgagctcggccACGCCGTGGAGGCCATCAAGTGGGGCACCGACTACTTCGCCAAGGCGCACCCGGAGCCCAACGTGCTCTACGCTGAG GTCGGCGATGGTGACTCCGACCACAACTGCTGGCAGCGGCCGGAGGACATGACGACAAGCCGTCAGGCGTACCGCCTTGATCCTCAGAATCCCGGCTCTGACCTCGCCGGAGAAAccgccgcggccatggcggctgCGTCACTCGTCTTCCGTAGCTCCAACCCGGGCTACGCAGACCAACTCCTGCAACACTCTAAACAG CTGTTTGATTTCGCCGACAAGTACCGGGGAAGGTACGACAACAGCATCACCGTCGCGAGGAACTATTACGGGTCATTCAGCGGATACGGG GATGAGCTACTGTGGGCGTCGGCGTGGCTATACCAAGCGAGCGACGACCGCCGCTACCTCGACTACTTGGCCAACAACGCGGATGCGCTAGGCGGGACGGGCTGGTCCATCAACCAGTTTGGGTGGGACGTCAAGTaccccggagttcaaatcctagCTGCAAAG TTTCTCCTCCAAGGCAAAGCCGGCGAGCACGCCGGCGTCCTGCAGGGATACCGGCGGAAGGCGGACTTCTTCGCGTGCTCGTGCCTCGGGAAGGACGCCGCCGACAACGTCGGGAGGACGCCCGGCGGAATGCTGTACCACCAGAGGTGGAACAACATCCAGTTCGTCACCAGCGCgtcgttcctcctcgccgtctactccgaccacctcgccggcggcgccgtgaggtgctcgggcggcggcggggcggtggccggggcggcggagctcctGGCGTTCGCCAAGTCGCAGGTGGACTACATCCTGGGGAGCAACCCGAGGGGGACGAGCTACATGGTCGGCTATGGCGCCGTCTACCCGCGGCAGGCGCACCACCGCGGCTCGTCCATCGCCTCCATCAGGGCCAGCCCGTCGTTCGTGAGCTGCAGGGAGGGGTACGCGAGCTGGTacgggcggcggggcggcaACCCCAACCTgctcgacggcgccgtcgtcggcggcccCGACGAGCACGACGACTTCGCCGACGAGAGGAACAACTACGAGCAGACGGAGGCGGCCACCTACAACAACGCCCCGCTCATGGGCATCCTCGcccgtctcgccgccggccatggcgcccgcgcccgcggccgGCTTGGCCAGTCACTTCAACACG GAATCGCTGCAAATCACACTTCACTGCCTCATG GTGCCAATCACCAGCATGCGTCGCCGGTGGAGATCGAGCAGAAGGCGACGGCGTCGTGGGAGAAGGACGGGAGGACGTACCACCGGTACGCGGTGACGGTGAGCAACAGGTCGCCGGCGGGCGGCAAGACGGTGGAGGAGCTCCACATCGGCATCGGCAAGCTGTACGGCCCGGTGTGGGGGCTCGAGAAGGCGGCGAGGTACGGCTACGTGCTCCCGAGCTGGACCCCGTCGCTGCCCGCCGGCGAGAGCGCCGCCTTCGTCTACgtccacgccgcgccgccggccgacgtctGGGTCACCGGCTACAAGCTCGTCTGA
- the LOC4324644 gene encoding uncharacterized protein isoform X1 produces MSYVAMKDSQDIQSPTELQSSAQGTNEVQSNQPNPMATDGPGGDSGSLSIASNDNRKVSREDIELVQNLIERCLQLYMNKGEVVRTLSTRARIEPGFTTLVWQKLEEENSEFFRAYYIRLKLKRQIILFNHLLQHQYNLMKYPAPPNVPLAPMQNGMHPMPVNNLPMGYPVLQQPMMPAPGQPHIDSMACGLSSGHVVNGIPAAGGYHPIRMNSGNDMVVDNGAPETAHVGATCSAMSSEMAVSPSSAASSNHAPFTPSEIPGITMDTSALDSTFVSDVENTGQLQLGPDGSSRDSIRSLGQLWNFSLSDLTADLTSLGDLEALENYAGTPFLASDSDILLDSPDQNDIVEYFADAINGPSQSDEEK; encoded by the exons ATGTCATATGTTGCAATGAAGGATTCTCAG GATATTCAGAGCCCAACCGAGTTGCAGTCATCAGCACAAGGTACTAATGAAGTGCAAAGTAACCAGCCGAATCCAATGGCCACTGATGGTCCTGGAGGAGACTCTGGTTCATTGTCTATCGCTAGTAATGATAATAGAAAGGTCTCCCGTGAAGATATTGAACTT GTGCAGAATTTGATAGAGCGCTGTCTACAGCTATACATGAACAAAGGAGAGGTTGTTAGGACGCTTTCTACTCGTGCAAGAATAGAACCTGGTTTCACTACTTTAG TATGGCAGAAACTTGAAGAAGAGAACTCTGAATTCTTTCGTGCTTACTATATACGGTTGAAATTGAAAAGGCAGATTATCTTGTTCAACCATTTACTGCAGCACCAATACAATTTGATGAAATATCCAGCACCTCCAAATGTTCCATTGGCTCCTATGCAAAACGGAATGCATCCTATGCCAG TTAATAATTTGCCTATGGGATATCCGGTACTTCAGCAACCTATGATGCCTGCTCCTGGCCAGCCTCACATTGACTCAATGGCCTGTGGTCTATCCAGCGGGCATGTAGTGAATGGGATCCCTGCAGCTGGTGGTTATCATCCAATTCGCATGAACTCTGGAAATGA CATGGTTGTGGACAACGGTGCACCTGAAACTGCTCATGTTGGCGCTACCTGCAGTGCTATGTCATCTGAAATGGCTGTGAGTCCCTCATCGGCAGCATCAAGCAACCATGCTCCTTTCACTCCATCTGAGATACCAGGGATAACCATGGATACATCAGCTCTAGATTCAACATTTGTATCCGATGTTGAGAACACAGGACAACTGCAGTTAGGACCAGATGGCTCGTCAAGGGACTCCATCAGATCTTTAGGACAGCTCTGGAATTTCAGCCTTTCTGACCTAACAGCAGATTTAACAAGTTTGGGAG ACTTGGAAGCACTTGAGAACTACGCAGGTACTCCTTTCCTGGCCTCAGACTCCGACATTTTACTTGATTCCCCAGACCAGAATGACATAG TTGAGTACTTTGCTGATGCCATCAACGGGCCTTCACAATCAGACGAAGAGAAGTAA
- the LOC4324644 gene encoding uncharacterized protein isoform X2, giving the protein MSYVAMKDSQDIQSPTELQSSAQGTNEVQSNQPNPMATDGPGGDSGSLSIASNDNRKVSREDIELVQNLIERCLQLYMNKGEVVRTLSTRARIEPGFTTLVWQKLEEENSEFFRAYYIRLKLKRQIILFNHLLQHQYNLMKYPAPPNVPLAPMQNGMHPMPVNNLPMGYPVLQQPMMPAPGQPHIDSMACGLSSGHVVNGIPAAGGYHPIRMNSGNDAMSSEMAVSPSSAASSNHAPFTPSEIPGITMDTSALDSTFVSDVENTGQLQLGPDGSSRDSIRSLGQLWNFSLSDLTADLTSLGDLEALENYAGTPFLASDSDILLDSPDQNDIVEYFADAINGPSQSDEEK; this is encoded by the exons ATGTCATATGTTGCAATGAAGGATTCTCAG GATATTCAGAGCCCAACCGAGTTGCAGTCATCAGCACAAGGTACTAATGAAGTGCAAAGTAACCAGCCGAATCCAATGGCCACTGATGGTCCTGGAGGAGACTCTGGTTCATTGTCTATCGCTAGTAATGATAATAGAAAGGTCTCCCGTGAAGATATTGAACTT GTGCAGAATTTGATAGAGCGCTGTCTACAGCTATACATGAACAAAGGAGAGGTTGTTAGGACGCTTTCTACTCGTGCAAGAATAGAACCTGGTTTCACTACTTTAG TATGGCAGAAACTTGAAGAAGAGAACTCTGAATTCTTTCGTGCTTACTATATACGGTTGAAATTGAAAAGGCAGATTATCTTGTTCAACCATTTACTGCAGCACCAATACAATTTGATGAAATATCCAGCACCTCCAAATGTTCCATTGGCTCCTATGCAAAACGGAATGCATCCTATGCCAG TTAATAATTTGCCTATGGGATATCCGGTACTTCAGCAACCTATGATGCCTGCTCCTGGCCAGCCTCACATTGACTCAATGGCCTGTGGTCTATCCAGCGGGCATGTAGTGAATGGGATCCCTGCAGCTGGTGGTTATCATCCAATTCGCATGAACTCTGGAAATGA TGCTATGTCATCTGAAATGGCTGTGAGTCCCTCATCGGCAGCATCAAGCAACCATGCTCCTTTCACTCCATCTGAGATACCAGGGATAACCATGGATACATCAGCTCTAGATTCAACATTTGTATCCGATGTTGAGAACACAGGACAACTGCAGTTAGGACCAGATGGCTCGTCAAGGGACTCCATCAGATCTTTAGGACAGCTCTGGAATTTCAGCCTTTCTGACCTAACAGCAGATTTAACAAGTTTGGGAG ACTTGGAAGCACTTGAGAACTACGCAGGTACTCCTTTCCTGGCCTCAGACTCCGACATTTTACTTGATTCCCCAGACCAGAATGACATAG TTGAGTACTTTGCTGATGCCATCAACGGGCCTTCACAATCAGACGAAGAGAAGTAA
- the LOC4324644 gene encoding uncharacterized protein isoform X4, translating into MATDGPGGDSGSLSIASNDNRKVSREDIELVQNLIERCLQLYMNKGEVVRTLSTRARIEPGFTTLVWQKLEEENSEFFRAYYIRLKLKRQIILFNHLLQHQYNLMKYPAPPNVPLAPMQNGMHPMPVNNLPMGYPVLQQPMMPAPGQPHIDSMACGLSSGHVVNGIPAAGGYHPIRMNSGNDAMSSEMAVSPSSAASSNHAPFTPSEIPGITMDTSALDSTFVSDVENTGQLQLGPDGSSRDSIRSLGQLWNFSLSDLTADLTSLGDLEALENYAGTPFLASDSDILLDSPDQNDIVEYFADAINGPSQSDEEK; encoded by the exons ATGGCCACTGATGGTCCTGGAGGAGACTCTGGTTCATTGTCTATCGCTAGTAATGATAATAGAAAGGTCTCCCGTGAAGATATTGAACTT GTGCAGAATTTGATAGAGCGCTGTCTACAGCTATACATGAACAAAGGAGAGGTTGTTAGGACGCTTTCTACTCGTGCAAGAATAGAACCTGGTTTCACTACTTTAG TATGGCAGAAACTTGAAGAAGAGAACTCTGAATTCTTTCGTGCTTACTATATACGGTTGAAATTGAAAAGGCAGATTATCTTGTTCAACCATTTACTGCAGCACCAATACAATTTGATGAAATATCCAGCACCTCCAAATGTTCCATTGGCTCCTATGCAAAACGGAATGCATCCTATGCCAG TTAATAATTTGCCTATGGGATATCCGGTACTTCAGCAACCTATGATGCCTGCTCCTGGCCAGCCTCACATTGACTCAATGGCCTGTGGTCTATCCAGCGGGCATGTAGTGAATGGGATCCCTGCAGCTGGTGGTTATCATCCAATTCGCATGAACTCTGGAAATGA TGCTATGTCATCTGAAATGGCTGTGAGTCCCTCATCGGCAGCATCAAGCAACCATGCTCCTTTCACTCCATCTGAGATACCAGGGATAACCATGGATACATCAGCTCTAGATTCAACATTTGTATCCGATGTTGAGAACACAGGACAACTGCAGTTAGGACCAGATGGCTCGTCAAGGGACTCCATCAGATCTTTAGGACAGCTCTGGAATTTCAGCCTTTCTGACCTAACAGCAGATTTAACAAGTTTGGGAG ACTTGGAAGCACTTGAGAACTACGCAGGTACTCCTTTCCTGGCCTCAGACTCCGACATTTTACTTGATTCCCCAGACCAGAATGACATAG TTGAGTACTTTGCTGATGCCATCAACGGGCCTTCACAATCAGACGAAGAGAAGTAA
- the LOC4324644 gene encoding uncharacterized protein isoform X3 produces MATDGPGGDSGSLSIASNDNRKVSREDIELVQNLIERCLQLYMNKGEVVRTLSTRARIEPGFTTLVWQKLEEENSEFFRAYYIRLKLKRQIILFNHLLQHQYNLMKYPAPPNVPLAPMQNGMHPMPVNNLPMGYPVLQQPMMPAPGQPHIDSMACGLSSGHVVNGIPAAGGYHPIRMNSGNDMVVDNGAPETAHVGATCSAMSSEMAVSPSSAASSNHAPFTPSEIPGITMDTSALDSTFVSDVENTGQLQLGPDGSSRDSIRSLGQLWNFSLSDLTADLTSLGDLEALENYAGTPFLASDSDILLDSPDQNDIVEYFADAINGPSQSDEEK; encoded by the exons ATGGCCACTGATGGTCCTGGAGGAGACTCTGGTTCATTGTCTATCGCTAGTAATGATAATAGAAAGGTCTCCCGTGAAGATATTGAACTT GTGCAGAATTTGATAGAGCGCTGTCTACAGCTATACATGAACAAAGGAGAGGTTGTTAGGACGCTTTCTACTCGTGCAAGAATAGAACCTGGTTTCACTACTTTAG TATGGCAGAAACTTGAAGAAGAGAACTCTGAATTCTTTCGTGCTTACTATATACGGTTGAAATTGAAAAGGCAGATTATCTTGTTCAACCATTTACTGCAGCACCAATACAATTTGATGAAATATCCAGCACCTCCAAATGTTCCATTGGCTCCTATGCAAAACGGAATGCATCCTATGCCAG TTAATAATTTGCCTATGGGATATCCGGTACTTCAGCAACCTATGATGCCTGCTCCTGGCCAGCCTCACATTGACTCAATGGCCTGTGGTCTATCCAGCGGGCATGTAGTGAATGGGATCCCTGCAGCTGGTGGTTATCATCCAATTCGCATGAACTCTGGAAATGA CATGGTTGTGGACAACGGTGCACCTGAAACTGCTCATGTTGGCGCTACCTGCAGTGCTATGTCATCTGAAATGGCTGTGAGTCCCTCATCGGCAGCATCAAGCAACCATGCTCCTTTCACTCCATCTGAGATACCAGGGATAACCATGGATACATCAGCTCTAGATTCAACATTTGTATCCGATGTTGAGAACACAGGACAACTGCAGTTAGGACCAGATGGCTCGTCAAGGGACTCCATCAGATCTTTAGGACAGCTCTGGAATTTCAGCCTTTCTGACCTAACAGCAGATTTAACAAGTTTGGGAG ACTTGGAAGCACTTGAGAACTACGCAGGTACTCCTTTCCTGGCCTCAGACTCCGACATTTTACTTGATTCCCCAGACCAGAATGACATAG TTGAGTACTTTGCTGATGCCATCAACGGGCCTTCACAATCAGACGAAGAGAAGTAA
- the LOC4324645 gene encoding uncharacterized protein: MPLYDCMLLVKPLVTREAMAELVGRVARRAYQRNGVVTDVKSFGTICLGYGIKKLDGRHFKGQLMQMTMMVPPSFTQELHYLNKEDRLLRWLVVKHRDAVYGVEFINEDDGRREMTDFRYRTKDEASDVDEYDDDDDDYEYEIDEE, translated from the exons ATGCCGCTCTACGACTGCATGCTGCTGGTGAAGCCGCTGGTGACCAGGGAGGCCATGGCGGAGCTCGTGGGGCGGGTGGCGCGGCGGGCGTACCAGCGGAACGGCGTCGTCACCGACGTCAAGTCCTTCGGCACCATCTGCCTCGGCTACGGCATCAAGAAGCTCGACGGCCGCCACTTCAAG GGCCAACTTATGCAAATGACCATGATGGTTCCACCCTCCTTCACCCAAGAACTCCACTACCTGAACAAGGAGGACAGGCTGCTCCGCTGGCTGGTGGTGAAGCACAGAGACGCGGTGTATGGTGTGGAGTTCATCAACGAGGACgacgggaggagggagatgacggACTTCCGCTACCGCACCAAAGACGAGGCCAGCGATGTCGATGAGtatgatgacgacgatgatgactaTGAATATGAGATCGACGAGGAGTAA
- the LOC4324646 gene encoding uncharacterized protein has protein sequence MAPAGAAAAALALAAAVCFLLVAPAPARRPADLPPQAAVLLPEPVDYREAAADAEPLLPPKPVADADAAALAVPEEEEERGPARPRASLLCLVFRCDDGDEANAVAVRRSGGGAQDGGWWPRAAWKGEGDESNSDSDSDSDCDSDSDDDDDEGGEGGIVGWFWSLAHRF, from the coding sequence ATGGCCCCCgcaggcgccgccgctgccgccctcgccctcgccgccgccgtctgcttCCTCCTCGTGGCCCCGGCCCcggcgcgccgccccgccgaccTCCCGCCGCAGGCGGCGGTGCTGCTGCCCGAGCCCGTTGActaccgcgaggccgccgcggacgcggagccgcttcttccgCCCAAGCCggtggccgacgccgacgccgccgcgctcgccgttccggaggaggaggaggagaggggacccgcccgcccgcgcgcctcGCTGCTCTGCCTCGTCTTCCggtgcgacgacggcgacgaggcgaaCGCGGTGGCGGtccggaggagcggcggcggcgcgcaggaCGGCGGGTGGTGGCCGCGGGCGGCGTGGAAGGGCGAGGGCGACGAATCCAACTCCGACTCGGACTCGGACTCCGACTGCGACTCGGactcggacgacgacgacgacgagggaggCGAGGGCGGCATCGTGGGGTGGTTCTGGTCGCTGGCGCATCGCTTCTGA